One genomic region from Pseudomonadota bacterium encodes:
- a CDS encoding thiamine pyrophosphate-binding protein has protein sequence MRTSHTVSSYLIDKLYSLGVRHIFGVPGDYVLGFFHALEGSSLRIINR, from the coding sequence ATGAGAACATCCCATACAGTAAGCAGTTACCTGATTGATAAACTCTATTCATTGGGTGTACGGCATATCTTTGGCGTTCCCGGTGATTATGTCCTCGGATTCTTCCATGCGCTGGAAGGCAGTAGTCTGCGGATAATCAATAGGTGA